GTTGCGTTTGCTGGATGAGGGCAAAGTTCGGCGCTTTTTCCCGGACGCCCAGTTGTATGAGGAGCGCTGTCTGGGAATGACCAAATCCTTTGTGGCCTATACCTTGCCTCTGGCAAGCCGCTTGGGGTCTCCGGCAAGCCGTCCGGATCAAGCCCCAGAGCCCGCGTTGGTCACCGCTGGGTCGGGATCATAGAAAATGGGCTGAACGGCATGAGACGACTATGGAAATTGATTGTGGATCACCACATCGTCCATCGGTAACTGGCCACCTCTGGGGCGAGCGGGCTGCACGGCCTTGCCAATGGCCACCATCAGGCCAATCACATGGTTCTCCGGCAGGCGGATAATCCGGGCCACTGCTTCCGGGTCGAAACCCACCATGGGGCAAGCGTCATAACCCATGGACTTGGCGGCCAGCATCAGGGTTTGGGCGGCAATTCCGCAGGAACGCATTGCTTCATCCCGCTGGGTTTGGGGTTTGTCCGCATAAAAATTGGTGATGGCGGTGACTAAAAAGTGACGAACTTCTTCGGGAGCGGTTTGCCAGTAGCGCTCGGGCTGTTCCGCCCAGCTGTTCAGGTTGGCGCACAGCACAATCAGCAAGGACGCATCGGTCACTTGATCCTGATTCCAGGCGGCTGCTTTGAGTTTTTGACGAATTTCTGGATCATCGACCACCACAAAGCGCCAGTTCTGGATATTGAATGAACTGGGAGAAAGTAAGGCCAGGGACAGAAGACGCTGCTTGTGATCGTCTGGCATGACAAAGGCGGGATCATAATGTTTAACGGATCGCCGTTGTTCGATGGCGGACAAGGTATCGAGTGGGGTCATAACAGTCACAGTGGCAGTCTCCAGACAATTTTCTGATATTTTAGCATCAACCGGTCAGGCGAATTCAAATTGTAAAATTTCTCGGCGATCAACAGTGCTTATGCCCAAAACGAAGAAATTTTTAAGCCCAATTAAGCGCAATTGGATGCCGGGCTTCGACGAGAAAACACCGTCACTTGGCGGTTATCGTCCGCTCGGGAATTGAGGATGCTGCTCCCACTGCCAGGCGGTTTCAACGATCTTCCGCAAGTCGTACTGGGTTGTCCATCCCAGTAAGCGCTGGGCTTTTTCGGCATTGGCCACCAGCATGGGGGGATCTCCCGCTCTGCGGGCGGAATAGTCCACATGAATCTCCCGGCCCGTCACGCTTTGGCAGGTGTTAATCACCTCCAGTACGGATGAACCCCGGGTGCTGCCCAGGTTAAAAATCTCTCCACCGGGGTTGGCTCTCAGGTATTGAATCGCCGCGATATGGGCTGATGCCAGATCGTTGACGTGGATGTAATCCCGAATGCATGTTCCGTCCGGGGTCTCGTAATCATTGCCGTAAATCTGGATGGCCTTGCGTTTACCCAGGGCGGTTTGCAGGATCAGCGGAATCAGATGCGTTTCCGGATCGTGACGCTCACCGATCAGGCCGCTTTCATCCGCACCGGCTGCGTTGAAATAGCGCAAGGCCACGTAAGACCAGCCTTGAGCCAGTGAATAGGCCCTGAGCGCCTGCTCGATCATTAACTTGGTGGACCCATACACATTGATGGGATTTTGCGGATGCTGCTCATCCAGAGGCGAATAAACCGGGTTGCCATACGTGGCGCAGGTGGAGGAAAAAACGATTTGCTTTACGCCGCAAATTTGCATAGCCTTGAACAGGTTTAAAGTATGGACGCAGTTGTTCTGAAAATACTTGGCCGGGTTTTCCTGAGACTCTCCCACATAGCAGTTGGCCGCAAAATGTATGACTGTTTTGACCTCGTATTTTCGAAGGATTTCCACCATAGCCTCTGTATTGCCAATGTCTTCTTTTTCAAAGTGAATACGAGGTGAAAATGAGAGGGCTTCCGCATGCCCTTGCGACAGGTTGTCTACCGCTACCAGCTCGCTTTCGGGAAAACGATCCAGATAAGCCTTGATAAAATGGCTGCCGATATAACCGGCCCCACCGGTTACCAAATCCATAATCCTCACCTCAGTCATTGAATACCGGAAATACTAGCATACCTCAAACTCAGAACCAATGCGCCACACGGGCCTTATCCTGCCTGCAGGGTTTTTAAAAATGGGAAGGCTGACTGTCCTTAAAAATTTTGAAAAAAATTGGGTTCAATCTATTCGGGTGACCTGGTATTTTCTGTTCGATTTGTTATTCGGGCCCGTCATGAAAATCAATGTGTTTTCGATGGGTCATGGCCAACTGTAGCGGATACGTGAAAATATTCATGCCCTGGGCGGTGACCTGAGACCAGGTGCCGTTGAAGGCCCCACGGATGGCATGCTGATAGCGATCCAGATTCGCTTCATCGTTGATATACGCGGTCAGCACCATGCCCTCGGTATCCGCAAGACTTTTGGGGAACGATCGATCCACCCGGTGCAGCATCATGCCCATGCGGGTTAAATTTTCCGCCACCGGCATAAAGGGGGCCAGAACCGATTGCAAAATGGGCCGGGGAATAACCAGTTGCGCGGGCCACACCAGCCCCAAGGCGGGGATGACCGTGTAGGATTTCAGGGATGCCTGCAGCCCGGTTCTGGACATCATTTCCTGCATGGCGATTTCCCGGATATAGGTCTGAACGGCGCTCTCATCATCGGCCTTGACGTGGGGCGGCAACCTGAGCCGACCGGCCTCCAGGTGTTCGTTGAAAGAACTCATGACCCGGGGCAGGGTCAGCCCAAAATTGATGGGAATGGAAAAGGCGCCCAGCGTTCCGATGGAGGTGGACAGCATTTGTTCGTACAACTTGGGTTGCGCTTCCGTAAAGGTCTTGGCGGCGTACAGGGAGGCGGCCATGCCTCCCAGCCCACCCATGGCGACTGAGCGATAGGTGGTGGCCACGGCTTGAGACGCTTTTCCGTCGGCATCACCGGCGCCCATCAGAAGAACCCGACGACGCAGGGATTCCAGCCAGCCCGGCAGATGGGTGGCGTGTCGGGCTGAAAAATAGTGACTGGCTGGCAGCGGATCCTCCGGCGGGGCGTTGCCGAAAACGTCTTCGTGACTGTTATTCAGGTCCATGCCTTTTAAATCGGCTTCCAGCACACCATGTTCCCCGTACCAGTTATCAATGGTATCCACCAGACTCAAAAACGCCAAGCGAATCCACATGGCCGGGTTTTTCCACACGTTTTCACCG
This portion of the Vampirovibrio chlorellavorus genome encodes:
- a CDS encoding nitroreductase family protein, with translation MTPLDTLSAIEQRRSVKHYDPAFVMPDDHKQRLLSLALLSPSSFNIQNWRFVVVDDPEIRQKLKAAAWNQDQVTDASLLIVLCANLNSWAEQPERYWQTAPEEVRHFLVTAITNFYADKPQTQRDEAMRSCGIAAQTLMLAAKSMGYDACPMVGFDPEAVARIIRLPENHVIGLMVAIGKAVQPARPRGGQLPMDDVVIHNQFP
- the galE gene encoding UDP-glucose 4-epimerase GalE, with product MDLVTGGAGYIGSHFIKAYLDRFPESELVAVDNLSQGHAEALSFSPRIHFEKEDIGNTEAMVEILRKYEVKTVIHFAANCYVGESQENPAKYFQNNCVHTLNLFKAMQICGVKQIVFSSTCATYGNPVYSPLDEQHPQNPINVYGSTKLMIEQALRAYSLAQGWSYVALRYFNAAGADESGLIGERHDPETHLIPLILQTALGKRKAIQIYGNDYETPDGTCIRDYIHVNDLASAHIAAIQYLRANPGGEIFNLGSTRGSSVLEVINTCQSVTGREIHVDYSARRAGDPPMLVANAEKAQRLLGWTTQYDLRKIVETAWQWEQHPQFPSGR